From Streptomyces fungicidicus, one genomic window encodes:
- a CDS encoding GntR family transcriptional regulator produces MPGASGNFAVTRSTLRQQIADALRDEVLAGRLQPGQEFTVREIADQYGVSATPVREALVDLSAQGLLDADQHRGFRAHEYSPEDFHGMIEARTLVTDGMFHALTDGHMAHLQPDEPRVAAALAGVRRRGEEAQRAALAGDLTVLIGYDLRFWRELGSVFGNPYLTDFLHRLRVQTWVFVVQHLRRLPDLRGRLWAEHTDLVDVLARRDIDAARTIVESYDAHSLSLVEGLTAGGMGKGPARGSAGEEPPAPGADTLS; encoded by the coding sequence ATGCCCGGCGCCAGCGGCAACTTCGCCGTGACCCGCAGCACCCTGCGGCAGCAGATCGCGGACGCGCTCCGTGACGAGGTGCTGGCGGGGCGGCTCCAGCCGGGGCAGGAGTTCACCGTCAGGGAGATCGCCGACCAGTACGGGGTGTCCGCGACCCCCGTCCGGGAGGCGCTGGTCGACCTGTCGGCGCAGGGGCTGCTCGACGCCGACCAGCACCGGGGTTTCCGTGCGCACGAGTACTCCCCCGAGGACTTCCACGGCATGATCGAGGCCCGCACCCTGGTGACCGACGGGATGTTCCACGCGCTGACCGACGGCCACATGGCGCATCTCCAGCCGGACGAACCGCGGGTCGCCGCCGCCCTCGCCGGGGTGCGCAGACGCGGCGAGGAGGCGCAGCGGGCCGCCCTGGCCGGCGACCTCACCGTGCTGATCGGCTACGACCTGCGCTTCTGGCGTGAACTCGGATCCGTGTTCGGCAACCCGTACCTCACCGACTTCCTGCACCGGCTGCGCGTGCAGACCTGGGTGTTCGTGGTGCAGCACCTGCGGCGGCTGCCGGATCTCCGGGGCCGACTGTGGGCCGAACACACCGATCTGGTGGACGTCCTGGCCCGCCGTGACATCGATGCCGCCCGCACCATCGTCGAGTCCTACGACGCGCACTCGCTGTCCCTCGTCGAGGGGCTGACGGCCGGCGGTATGGGTAAGGGACCTGCACGAGGATCCGCAGGGGAGGAGCCGCCCGCGCCGGGCGCCGATACGCTTTCCTGA
- a CDS encoding diacylglycerol kinase family protein, producing MAEVATSRTFPATSEQLLVVIDPVARRADGESVRIAKDVLSAGAAGTKVCLPDSPEEFAKALARRGSRRPVVVGDDRALVRAVTLLHRQRELAGCALSLVPVGGALALSRSLGVPTGAVAAARAVLDGAVRRMDLLVDDSDGVVLGALRIPPVGGVAREPEADGGAGRPWLRTCRSLVRTLVPARPSGIVSAPETGPARLRVEVDGETLVDLGQPVEGVSVVPGVCGRARVEVRPVSVGAEASPLRAEARAVTVSGAHFRYRADAAVSGPVRTRTWVVREGAWGLTVPTG from the coding sequence ATGGCCGAGGTGGCGACTTCCAGGACCTTTCCCGCGACGTCCGAGCAGCTCCTGGTGGTCATCGATCCGGTCGCCCGACGGGCGGACGGCGAGTCCGTCCGGATCGCGAAGGACGTGCTCAGCGCGGGTGCGGCCGGCACGAAGGTGTGCCTGCCGGACAGCCCCGAGGAGTTCGCCAAGGCGCTGGCGCGGCGCGGGTCCCGGCGGCCGGTGGTGGTCGGCGACGACCGGGCGCTGGTGCGGGCGGTGACGCTGCTGCACCGGCAGCGGGAGCTGGCGGGCTGCGCGCTGTCGCTGGTTCCGGTCGGGGGCGCGCTGGCGCTGTCCCGGTCGCTGGGCGTGCCGACGGGGGCGGTGGCCGCGGCGCGGGCGGTGCTCGACGGGGCCGTGCGGCGGATGGACCTGCTGGTGGACGACAGCGACGGGGTGGTGCTCGGCGCGCTGCGGATCCCGCCGGTCGGGGGCGTGGCGCGGGAGCCGGAGGCGGACGGCGGCGCGGGCCGTCCGTGGCTGCGGACCTGCCGGTCGCTGGTGCGGACCCTGGTGCCGGCCCGGCCGTCCGGGATCGTCTCCGCCCCCGAGACGGGGCCGGCCAGGCTGCGGGTGGAGGTGGACGGGGAGACCCTCGTCGACCTGGGACAGCCGGTGGAGGGCGTCTCGGTCGTGCCCGGCGTCTGCGGGAGGGCCAGGGTCGAGGTGCGCCCGGTGTCGGTGGGCGCGGAGGCGTCGCCGCTGCGTGCGGAGGCCCGTGCGGTGACCGTCTCGGGCGCCCACTTCCGCTACCGCGCGGACGCCGCCGTCTCGGGCCCGGTCCGCACCCGGACGTGGGTGGTGCGGGAGGGGGCGTGGGGACTGACGGTACCGACGGGGTAG
- a CDS encoding response regulator, protein MIRVLVADDQQMVRQGFTVLLNTQPDIEVVGQAVNGVEAVAQVAGLAPDVVLMDIRMPELGGIEATALITSATPQVKVLVLTTFDLDEYVYEALRAGASGFLLKDASADQLAEAVRVVAAGDALLAPGITRRLIAEFSRLDARPRTPLRQRVGELTERETEVLALIAQGLSNAEIAVRLVVAEQTVKTHVGRILVKLGLRDRTQAAVFAYESGLVRPSGY, encoded by the coding sequence ATGATCCGCGTACTCGTCGCCGACGACCAGCAGATGGTCCGGCAGGGCTTCACCGTGCTGCTCAACACGCAGCCCGACATCGAGGTCGTGGGACAGGCGGTGAACGGGGTGGAGGCGGTCGCGCAGGTCGCCGGACTCGCCCCGGACGTCGTGCTGATGGACATCCGCATGCCCGAGCTCGGCGGCATCGAGGCCACCGCCCTCATCACCTCCGCCACCCCGCAGGTCAAGGTGCTGGTGCTGACCACCTTCGACCTCGACGAGTACGTGTACGAGGCGCTGCGCGCCGGGGCGTCCGGGTTCCTGCTGAAGGACGCCTCCGCCGACCAGCTCGCCGAGGCGGTACGGGTGGTGGCGGCCGGGGACGCCCTGCTTGCGCCCGGCATCACCCGCAGGCTGATCGCCGAGTTCTCCCGGCTGGACGCCCGTCCCCGCACCCCGCTCAGACAGCGCGTCGGCGAGCTGACCGAACGCGAGACGGAGGTGCTGGCGCTGATCGCGCAGGGCCTGTCCAACGCGGAGATAGCGGTACGGCTGGTGGTGGCCGAGCAGACCGTGAAGACCCACGTCGGCCGCATCCTGGTGAAGCTGGGACTGCGGGACCGCACCCAGGCCGCCGTGTTCGCGTACGAGTCGGGGCTGGTCCGGCCCTCGGGGTACTGA
- a CDS encoding response regulator codes for MTIRVLIADDQMMVREGFSVLLNAMPDIEVVGEAVNGREAVERVRELAPDIVLMDIRMPELNGIEATREIVAADGAAKVLVLTTFDLDEYVYQALRAGASGFLLKDASARQLAEGVRVVASGEALLAPTVTRRLITEFSKLSEAPRLMPAAHAAYGDLTERETEVLVLIAQGLSNAEIAGRLVVAESTIKTHVSRILVKLGLRDRTQAAVFAYEARLVTPG; via the coding sequence ATGACCATCCGCGTCCTGATCGCGGACGACCAGATGATGGTCCGCGAGGGCTTCTCCGTCCTGCTCAACGCGATGCCGGACATCGAGGTCGTCGGAGAGGCGGTCAACGGCCGGGAGGCGGTCGAACGGGTCCGTGAACTCGCCCCCGACATCGTCCTGATGGACATCCGCATGCCCGAGCTGAACGGCATCGAGGCGACGCGGGAGATCGTCGCCGCTGACGGCGCGGCGAAGGTGCTCGTGCTGACCACCTTCGACCTCGACGAGTACGTCTACCAGGCGCTGCGCGCGGGCGCCTCCGGCTTCCTCCTCAAGGACGCCTCGGCCCGCCAGCTCGCCGAGGGGGTGCGGGTGGTCGCGTCCGGGGAGGCGCTGCTCGCCCCCACGGTGACCCGACGGCTGATCACCGAGTTCTCCAAGCTGTCCGAGGCCCCGCGGCTGATGCCGGCCGCGCACGCGGCGTACGGCGATCTGACCGAGCGGGAGACGGAGGTGCTGGTGCTGATCGCGCAGGGCCTGTCGAACGCGGAGATCGCCGGGCGGCTGGTGGTCGCCGAGTCGACGATCAAGACGCACGTCAGCCGCATCCTGGTGAAACTGGGCCTGCGCGACCGCACCCAGGCGGCGGTGTTCGCCTACGAGGCACGGCTGGTCACACCGGGCTGA
- a CDS encoding Uma2 family endonuclease, producing the protein MTVMAERPTTRGTEPDSFEGLLNTLDELDVPDGYTAEIIRGSIVVSPWSKGYYTRVMRLVCQQLEPHLPEGHVIERAPNLYVFPGAERAYGPDIHATHAKALETADNHVDGGALCFVAELTSSTTRDDDLTDKVKVYGRSGIPVYLVLDMQEEQATVFSMPSAKGYESRDTKPFGEKLRIPQPFDCVLDTTDFKAP; encoded by the coding sequence ATGACTGTCATGGCAGAGCGACCGACGACACGCGGCACCGAACCCGACAGCTTCGAGGGCCTGCTGAACACCCTCGACGAGCTGGACGTGCCCGACGGCTACACAGCCGAGATCATCAGGGGGAGCATCGTCGTGTCGCCGTGGTCCAAGGGGTATTACACCCGTGTGATGCGTTTGGTGTGCCAGCAGTTGGAGCCGCACCTGCCCGAGGGGCACGTGATCGAGCGGGCGCCCAACCTGTACGTCTTCCCGGGTGCCGAGCGGGCTTATGGGCCGGACATCCACGCGACGCACGCGAAAGCCCTGGAAACGGCAGACAACCATGTCGATGGCGGGGCCCTCTGCTTCGTGGCCGAGCTCACGTCATCCACCACCCGGGACGACGACCTCACGGACAAGGTGAAGGTCTACGGGCGGTCCGGCATCCCCGTCTATCTAGTTCTCGACATGCAGGAAGAGCAGGCCACGGTCTTCTCGATGCCCTCCGCCAAGGGTTACGAGTCCCGTGACACCAAGCCGTTCGGCGAGAAGCTGCGCATTCCCCAGCCGTTCGACTGCGTGCTGGACACGACCGACTTCAAAGCTCCCTGA
- a CDS encoding ABC transporter ATP-binding protein yields the protein MTKAITVSGLHKSFGRTRALDGLDLEVEPGEVHGFLGPNGAGKSTTIRVLLGLLRADSGAAQVLGRDPWADAVELHRRLAYVPGDVELWPGLTGGEAIDLLARLRGGLDRRRRAELVERFDLDPTKKGRAYSKGNRQKVAIVAALASDAELLVLDEPTAGLDPLMEVVFQDVIGEAKAAGRTVLLSSHILAQVEKLADRVSIIRLGRTVQSGSLGELRHLTRTTIEAETERPVTGLDSLPGVHGLRTVDDATGRIRFAVDGGLVDGAVRKLTEFGIRSLISHPPTLEELMLRHYGDELAANGHGAARDTDGEPR from the coding sequence ATGACGAAGGCCATCACCGTGTCCGGGCTGCACAAGTCGTTCGGCCGCACGCGCGCACTCGACGGTCTCGACCTGGAGGTCGAACCGGGCGAGGTCCACGGCTTCCTGGGCCCTAACGGCGCCGGCAAGTCCACCACCATCCGCGTCCTGCTCGGCCTGCTGCGCGCCGACTCGGGCGCCGCCCAGGTGCTCGGCCGCGATCCCTGGGCGGACGCCGTGGAGCTGCACCGCCGCCTCGCCTACGTCCCCGGCGACGTCGAGCTGTGGCCCGGCCTGACCGGCGGCGAGGCCATCGATCTGCTGGCGCGGCTGCGCGGCGGCCTGGACAGGAGGCGGCGCGCCGAGCTCGTCGAGCGCTTCGACCTCGATCCGACCAAGAAGGGCCGCGCCTACTCCAAGGGCAACCGGCAGAAGGTCGCCATCGTCGCCGCCCTCGCCTCCGACGCCGAGCTGCTGGTCCTCGACGAGCCGACCGCGGGACTGGACCCGCTCATGGAGGTCGTCTTCCAGGACGTCATCGGCGAAGCCAAGGCGGCGGGCAGGACCGTGCTGCTCTCCAGTCACATCCTGGCCCAGGTGGAGAAGCTCGCCGACCGGGTGAGCATCATCCGGCTGGGCCGCACCGTCCAGTCCGGCAGCCTCGGCGAGCTGCGCCACCTGACCCGCACCACCATCGAGGCGGAGACCGAGCGGCCCGTGACCGGCCTGGACTCCCTGCCCGGTGTCCACGGCCTGCGGACCGTCGACGACGCCACCGGCCGGATCCGCTTCGCCGTCGACGGCGGACTGGTCGACGGCGCGGTCCGCAAGCTCACCGAGTTCGGCATCCGCAGCCTGATCAGCCACCCGCCCACGCTGGAGGAACTGATGCTGCGCCACTACGGCGACGAGCTCGCCGCCAACGGGCACGGCGCCGCACGGGACACGGACGGAGAGCCGCGATGA
- a CDS encoding adenylosuccinate synthase: MPALVLLGAQWGDEGKGKATDLLGGSVDYVVRYQGGNNAGHTVVVGDQKYALHLLPSGILSPGCTPVIGNGVVVDPSVLLSELSGLNERGVDTSKLLISGNAHIITPYNVTVDKVTERFLGKRKIGTTGRGIGPTYADKINRVGIRVQDLYDESILTQKVEAALDVKNQMLTKLFNRRAIGVEQVVEELLGYADKLAPYVSDTVLVLNQALEQDKVVLFEGGQGTLLDIDHGTYPFVTSSNPTAGGACTGSGVGPTKISRVIGILKAYTTRVGAGPFPTELFDEDGEALRRIGGERGVTTGRDRRCGWFDAVIARYATRVNGLTDFFLTKLDVLTGWEQIPVCVAYEIDGKRVEELPYSQTDFHHAKPVYEMLPGWSEDISKAKSFSDLPKNAQAYVKALEEMSGAPISAIGVGPGRTETIEINSFL, from the coding sequence GTGCCCGCACTTGTGCTGCTCGGTGCTCAGTGGGGTGACGAAGGCAAGGGAAAGGCGACGGACCTGCTCGGTGGTTCCGTCGACTATGTGGTGCGCTACCAGGGCGGCAACAACGCCGGCCACACGGTAGTCGTGGGCGACCAGAAGTACGCCCTGCACCTGCTCCCTTCCGGAATTCTCTCCCCAGGCTGCACGCCGGTCATCGGCAACGGCGTCGTCGTCGACCCGTCGGTCCTGCTCTCCGAGCTGAGCGGTCTGAACGAGCGCGGCGTCGACACGTCCAAGCTCCTGATCAGCGGCAACGCCCACATCATCACGCCGTACAACGTGACGGTGGACAAGGTGACCGAGCGCTTCCTCGGCAAGCGCAAGATCGGGACCACGGGCCGGGGCATCGGCCCGACCTACGCCGACAAGATCAACCGTGTCGGCATCCGCGTCCAGGACCTGTACGACGAGTCGATCCTCACCCAGAAGGTGGAGGCGGCCCTCGACGTCAAGAACCAGATGCTCACCAAGCTCTTCAACCGGCGCGCGATCGGCGTGGAGCAGGTGGTCGAGGAGCTGCTGGGCTACGCGGACAAGCTCGCCCCGTACGTCTCCGACACGGTGCTGGTGCTGAACCAGGCGCTGGAGCAGGACAAGGTGGTCCTCTTCGAGGGCGGCCAGGGCACGCTGCTCGACATCGACCACGGCACGTACCCCTTCGTCACCTCCTCCAACCCGACCGCGGGCGGCGCCTGCACGGGCTCGGGCGTGGGCCCGACGAAGATCAGCCGGGTCATCGGCATCCTGAAGGCGTACACGACCCGCGTCGGCGCCGGCCCGTTCCCGACCGAGCTGTTCGACGAGGACGGCGAGGCCCTGCGCCGCATCGGCGGGGAGCGCGGTGTCACCACCGGCCGCGACCGCCGCTGCGGCTGGTTCGACGCGGTCATCGCCCGCTACGCGACCCGCGTCAACGGCCTCACCGACTTCTTCCTCACCAAGCTCGACGTCCTCACCGGCTGGGAGCAGATCCCGGTCTGCGTGGCGTACGAGATCGACGGCAAGCGCGTCGAGGAACTGCCCTACTCGCAGACGGACTTCCACCACGCCAAGCCGGTCTACGAGATGCTGCCGGGCTGGAGCGAGGACATCAGCAAGGCGAAGTCCTTCTCGGACCTCCCGAAGAACGCCCAGGCGTACGTCAAGGCACTGGAGGAGATGTCCGGCGCCCCGATCTCCGCGATCGGCGTGGGCCCGGGCCGCACCGAGACGATCGAGATCAACTCGTTCCTGTAG
- a CDS encoding sensor histidine kinase, producing the protein MTETTHQQHGNGTRSPEYRLARNSLRGLRQDLFHDPFAYRPLPPRRTDGPFVRRLPARARAAAQHLPHAVVGGLALLALAAGALSSGLPGGDVAALLIGVLCALPVLATLVRPAGAFWLSLAVTPVVALVKNGSGDWPWMPGAFICHLSVLVVVALRTRPRTAAWMWGLTVAYAFLSDVFFGGSYYYTNSGPMLVTSAFALLVVSVWHIRRTAEQEVTAQQTVTAHERSRRTALEERTTIARELHDVVAHHMSVVAIQAEAAPYRVENPPPELERAFVTIRENAVAALTELRRILGVVRAEDYEAPDAPQPTLADLDALLVNVRDAGLPVEKVVTGAVRELPQGVELSAYRIVQEALSNSLRHAPGASARVEIGYVLGGLGVRVVNGPAPEPSLVKPSPGAGHGITGMRERVTMLNGEMTAGPADDGGYEVAVFLPVATVNEGDA; encoded by the coding sequence GTGACCGAGACGACTCACCAGCAGCACGGGAACGGGACCCGCAGCCCGGAGTACCGGCTGGCCCGGAACTCCCTGCGGGGACTGCGCCAGGACCTCTTCCACGACCCCTTCGCCTACCGCCCGCTGCCGCCCCGGCGCACGGACGGCCCGTTCGTCCGCCGGCTGCCCGCCCGGGCGAGGGCGGCCGCGCAGCACCTGCCGCACGCCGTGGTGGGAGGGCTCGCGCTGCTCGCCCTGGCGGCCGGCGCGCTGTCGAGCGGTCTGCCCGGCGGGGACGTGGCCGCCCTGCTGATCGGCGTGCTGTGCGCGCTCCCGGTGCTCGCCACCCTGGTCCGGCCGGCCGGAGCGTTCTGGCTGTCCCTCGCGGTGACCCCGGTGGTCGCGCTGGTCAAGAACGGCTCGGGCGACTGGCCGTGGATGCCCGGCGCGTTCATCTGCCACCTGTCCGTACTGGTCGTGGTGGCCCTGCGCACCCGGCCGCGCACCGCCGCCTGGATGTGGGGGCTGACCGTCGCGTACGCCTTCCTTTCCGACGTCTTCTTCGGCGGGTCGTACTACTACACCAACAGCGGGCCCATGCTGGTGACGTCCGCCTTCGCCCTGCTCGTGGTCTCCGTCTGGCACATCCGCCGCACCGCGGAGCAGGAGGTGACCGCCCAGCAGACGGTCACCGCGCACGAGCGGTCCCGGCGCACGGCGCTGGAGGAGCGCACCACCATCGCCCGCGAGCTGCACGATGTGGTGGCCCACCACATGTCGGTGGTCGCCATCCAGGCCGAGGCCGCGCCCTACCGGGTGGAGAACCCGCCGCCGGAGCTGGAGCGCGCCTTCGTCACCATCAGGGAGAACGCGGTCGCCGCCCTCACCGAACTGCGCCGCATCCTCGGTGTGGTCCGCGCCGAGGACTACGAGGCCCCGGACGCCCCCCAGCCCACCCTCGCCGACCTGGACGCCCTGCTCGTCAACGTGCGCGACGCCGGTCTGCCGGTGGAGAAGGTGGTGACCGGTGCGGTGCGGGAGCTGCCGCAGGGGGTGGAGCTGTCGGCGTACCGGATCGTGCAGGAGGCGCTCAGCAACAGCCTGCGGCACGCGCCCGGCGCGAGCGCCCGCGTCGAGATCGGGTACGTCCTCGGCGGGCTCGGGGTGCGCGTGGTCAACGGTCCCGCACCGGAGCCGAGCCTGGTGAAGCCCTCGCCCGGCGCCGGTCACGGCATCACCGGCATGCGGGAGCGGGTCACCATGCTGAACGGCGAGATGACGGCGGGCCCGGCGGACGACGGGGGCTACGAGGTCGCCGTGTTCCTGCCGGTCGCCACGGTGAACGAGGGTGACGCATGA
- a CDS encoding GbsR/MarR family transcriptional regulator encodes MAEPGGTDRDPEAVSRFVEHFAAQLVEAGLPRMPARVFAALLASDTGVLTSAELGERLQISPAAVSGAVRYLAQQHMVSREREPGSRRERYRVHGDQWYEALTNREAVIKRWEDALREGVTSLGAATPAGRRLAETLAFFEFVEKEIDTMMDRWRAHREERFGRG; translated from the coding sequence ATGGCGGAACCGGGCGGGACGGACCGGGACCCGGAGGCGGTCTCGCGGTTCGTGGAGCACTTCGCGGCGCAACTGGTGGAAGCCGGTCTCCCGCGCATGCCGGCCCGCGTCTTCGCCGCCCTGCTCGCGTCCGACACGGGCGTGCTGACCTCCGCCGAACTGGGCGAACGGCTCCAGATCTCACCGGCCGCGGTCTCCGGCGCGGTGCGCTACCTGGCGCAGCAGCACATGGTCTCCCGCGAGCGCGAACCCGGCTCGCGCCGGGAGCGGTACCGCGTCCACGGCGACCAGTGGTACGAGGCCCTCACCAACCGCGAGGCCGTCATCAAGCGCTGGGAGGACGCCCTCCGGGAGGGCGTGACCAGCCTGGGCGCGGCGACCCCGGCGGGCCGCCGGCTGGCGGAGACGCTGGCCTTCTTCGAGTTCGTGGAGAAGGAGATCGACACGATGATGGACCGCTGGCGCGCCCACCGTGAGGAGCGGTTCGGGCGGGGCTGA
- a CDS encoding cytochrome P450: MAALSDLAFDPWDPAFVADPYPAYAELREQGRVRYFEPTNQWLVAHHADVSALLRDRRLGRTYQHRFTHEEFGRTAPPPEHEPFHTLNDHGMLDLEPPDHTRIRRLVSKAFTPRTVERLKPYVEGLAGDLVTALADAGGGDLLKDVAEPLPVAVIAEMLGIPEADRAPLRPWSADICGMYELNPSGDAAAKAVRASAEFSEYLRELIAVRRRNPGDDLISGLIAAHDEDDDRLTEQEMISTCVLLLNAGHEATVNSTVNGWWALFRNPDQLAALRADHSLVPSAVEELMRYDTPLQLFERWVLDEIEIDGQVIPRGAEIAMLFGAANHDPAVFADPSRLDLTRVDNPHISFSAGIHYCIGAPLARIELAASMTALLEKAPTLRLAAEPARKPNFVIRGLEGLAVEV; this comes from the coding sequence ATGGCAGCCCTTTCCGACCTCGCGTTCGACCCGTGGGACCCGGCGTTCGTCGCCGACCCGTACCCCGCCTACGCCGAGCTGCGGGAACAGGGCCGGGTGCGGTACTTCGAGCCGACGAACCAGTGGCTGGTCGCGCACCACGCGGACGTCTCGGCCCTGCTGCGCGACCGGCGCCTGGGACGGACGTACCAGCACCGCTTCACCCACGAGGAGTTCGGCCGCACCGCCCCGCCGCCGGAGCACGAGCCGTTCCACACCCTCAACGACCACGGGATGCTCGACCTCGAACCGCCGGACCACACCCGGATCCGCCGCCTGGTGTCGAAGGCGTTCACCCCGCGCACCGTGGAGCGCCTGAAGCCGTACGTCGAGGGGCTGGCGGGGGACCTGGTGACCGCGCTGGCCGACGCGGGCGGCGGCGACCTGCTCAAGGACGTCGCCGAGCCGCTGCCGGTCGCGGTGATCGCCGAGATGCTGGGCATCCCGGAGGCCGACCGGGCCCCCTTGCGTCCCTGGTCGGCGGACATCTGCGGGATGTACGAACTGAACCCGTCCGGGGACGCGGCGGCGAAGGCGGTGCGGGCCTCGGCCGAGTTCTCGGAGTACCTCCGCGAGCTGATCGCCGTGCGCCGCCGCAACCCCGGCGACGACCTGATCTCGGGCCTGATCGCCGCCCACGACGAGGACGACGACCGGCTCACCGAGCAGGAGATGATCTCCACCTGCGTGCTGCTGCTGAACGCCGGCCACGAGGCCACCGTGAACTCCACGGTCAACGGCTGGTGGGCGCTGTTCCGCAACCCGGACCAGCTCGCCGCCCTGCGCGCGGACCACTCCCTGGTCCCCTCGGCCGTCGAGGAGCTGATGCGCTACGACACCCCGCTCCAGCTCTTCGAGCGCTGGGTGCTGGACGAGATCGAGATCGACGGCCAGGTGATCCCGAGGGGCGCGGAGATCGCGATGCTCTTCGGCGCCGCCAACCACGACCCGGCGGTCTTCGCCGACCCGTCCCGCCTCGACCTGACCCGCGTCGACAACCCCCACATCTCGTTCAGCGCCGGCATCCACTACTGCATCGGCGCCCCGCTGGCCCGCATCGAACTGGCGGCCTCCATGACGGCCCTGCTGGAGAAGGCCCCGACCCTGCGCCTCGCGGCGGAGCCGGCGAGGAAGCCGAACTTCGTGATCAGGGGGCTGGAGGGGCTGGCGGTCGAGGTCTGA
- a CDS encoding ABC transporter permease: MTSATTAPGTRASAAPVAGGNALAGTRTLIRFALRRDRVRLPVWIGALLLGTLTTANSFRTLYSDPQDRANAVAGADSPANLALSGPRHYLTDDGFGSILSHQMIGFTAVLVGLMSVLVVTRHTRAEEETGRAELVRSTVVGRHAHLAAALSVAVLANLVLALLLALGLTGLGLEGVDAAGSLVYGFAHAAAGLVFAAVAAVTAQFTAHTRGASGAALAVIGVAYALRAAGDSGGDGALSWLSPIGWVQRSYPYVDNRWWPLLLCLVCAVACAAAGFVLSTRRDVGAGLRPEKLGSPTASAALATPVGFALRLHRGMLTGFGAGLFLMGAMYGSVLGEAEDMLQGIDEIEEALARLGGASVVESFASMVMVVLTVVAAVYVVMAALRPRAEETAGRAEPLLATGLSRSRWVGGHLAVAMGGGTVVLLLAGLGFGVAGAASTGDAGLLPDLVGAALAYAPALWVTAGVAVVLFGWFPRAGQAAWIVPVYAFVVGYLGQILQFPGWMNNLSPFGHIPRLPAADLDWTPLLLLTLVAAGLVWLGLAGFRRRDLDMK, encoded by the coding sequence ATGACCTCCGCGACCACCGCCCCCGGCACCCGGGCTTCCGCCGCACCCGTCGCGGGCGGCAACGCGCTGGCCGGAACCCGGACGCTGATCCGCTTCGCCCTGCGCCGCGACCGGGTCCGGCTCCCGGTGTGGATCGGGGCCCTGCTCCTGGGCACGCTCACCACGGCGAACAGCTTCCGGACGCTCTACAGCGACCCGCAGGACCGGGCGAACGCCGTCGCGGGCGCGGACAGCCCGGCCAACCTGGCCCTGTCCGGCCCCCGCCACTACCTCACCGACGACGGCTTCGGCTCCATCCTGAGCCACCAGATGATCGGCTTCACGGCCGTCCTCGTCGGTCTCATGAGCGTGCTGGTCGTCACCCGGCACACCCGCGCGGAGGAGGAGACGGGCCGCGCCGAGCTGGTGCGCTCGACCGTCGTCGGGCGCCACGCGCACCTCGCCGCCGCCCTCTCCGTCGCCGTCCTGGCCAATCTCGTCCTCGCCCTGCTGCTGGCCCTCGGCCTGACCGGCCTGGGCCTGGAGGGCGTCGACGCGGCCGGCTCGCTGGTCTACGGCTTCGCCCACGCGGCCGCCGGCCTGGTCTTCGCCGCCGTGGCCGCGGTCACCGCCCAGTTCACCGCGCACACGCGCGGGGCGTCCGGCGCGGCACTGGCCGTCATCGGCGTCGCCTACGCGCTGCGCGCCGCGGGTGACAGCGGCGGCGACGGCGCCCTGTCCTGGCTGTCCCCGATCGGCTGGGTGCAGCGCAGCTACCCGTACGTCGACAACCGCTGGTGGCCGCTGCTGCTGTGCCTGGTGTGCGCGGTGGCGTGCGCGGCGGCCGGGTTCGTGCTGTCCACCCGGCGGGACGTGGGCGCGGGCCTGCGTCCGGAGAAGCTGGGCAGCCCCACCGCCTCCGCCGCGCTCGCCACACCGGTCGGCTTCGCCCTGCGCCTGCACCGCGGCATGCTGACCGGCTTCGGCGCCGGCCTGTTCCTGATGGGCGCGATGTACGGGTCGGTCCTCGGGGAAGCGGAGGACATGCTGCAGGGCATCGACGAGATCGAGGAGGCCCTGGCGCGCCTCGGCGGGGCCTCCGTCGTCGAGTCCTTCGCCTCGATGGTCATGGTCGTCCTGACGGTCGTGGCGGCGGTGTACGTCGTCATGGCGGCCCTGCGGCCCCGCGCCGAGGAGACGGCGGGCCGCGCCGAGCCGCTCCTCGCCACCGGCCTCTCGCGCTCCCGCTGGGTGGGCGGCCACCTGGCCGTGGCGATGGGCGGCGGCACGGTCGTGCTGCTGCTGGCCGGGCTCGGCTTCGGCGTCGCCGGGGCGGCCTCGACCGGTGACGCCGGGCTGTTGCCGGACCTGGTGGGCGCGGCCCTCGCGTACGCGCCCGCGCTGTGGGTCACGGCCGGTGTGGCCGTGGTGCTCTTCGGCTGGTTCCCACGGGCGGGCCAGGCGGCCTGGATCGTGCCGGTGTACGCCTTCGTGGTCGGCTACCTCGGCCAGATCCTCCAGTTCCCCGGCTGGATGAACAACCTCTCCCCGTTCGGCCACATCCCCCGGCTTCCCGCCGCGGACCTGGACTGGACCCCGCTGCTCCTGCTGACGCTCGTCGCCGCCGGCCTGGTGTGGCTGGGTCTGGCGGGCTTCCGCCGGCGTGACCTGGACATGAAGTGA